The genomic window aacagattgatgcttctctctggagatagAACTCCACCTATCTTCTTCTTAATGTAAGAGCCCATTTTCTTACTGGTCTTTGAGCTACATACTGTCTTTCCCAGCAGACATtttaggacaatctgattggtctccagagagaggcccaggaggaagcggaggaacaagtctaAGCGTCCGTCCTccctctgtaaggccttgtccacagcactctggtagagttTGACATTTCCTTTGTTTCTAGAAAAAATAGACCACAGGAATTGTGGTTgtcctgagagcagattgaccccAGTGTCGATGAATGAcataaagacataaagggcagccagaaactcctggatgctcaggtggacaaagcagaacacattgtcctggtacagcccaccctcctctttaaagatctgggtgaacactcctgagtagaCTGCGGCTGCTCcgatatcgatgtcacactctgccaggtctgcctcgtagaagatcaggtggcctttctccagctggttaaaagccagttttcccagagaaacaatgatctccctgctctctggacTCCAGTGTTgatctgtttcagctctcccatgatacttcctgtccccctgcatggactgaaccctcaggaagtggctgtacatctgagtaatggtcttgggcatctcttctcctagctgggatgttttgaagaagttTTCCAGAACTgcagcagtgatccaacagaagactgggatgtgacacatgatgtggaggcttcgtgatttcttgatgTGGGCGATGATTGTTTTGGCCAGTGTCTCCTCtgtgaatctcttcctgaagtactcctctttctgtgggtcggtgaaccctctcacctctgtcaccacgtcaacacactcagcagggatcctattggctgccgcagggcgtgtggttatccagatgcaaGCAGAGGTAAgcaggttgcccctgatgaggtttgtcagcagcacaaccACCGAGGTGACCTCTGTGACATCAGTACAGATCGGGTTTCTccggaagtccagaggaagtcgacactcatccagaccatcaaAGATGAAGACAACCTGGAATAGGTCGTATCtacagattcctgcttctttggtctcattaaagaagtgatgaagaagtcccaccaagctaaactctttcatttctaataaattcagctctctgaaagtgaagaaaaatgtgaagtgtatgtcctgATTGGCCTtgtcttcagcccagtccagagtgaacttgtgtgttaagacggttttaccaatgccggccactccagttgtcataaTTGTCCTTGGTTTTATCATTGATTTATCTTGTCCAGGTAACGGGTTAAAGATgtcctcacatctgattggtgtttcctctatggctggtttcctggaagctgtttcaatcagtctgacctcatgctcctggttgacctctccactgcctctctttgtgatgaagatctctgtgtagaactcattcagaggtgttgaatgtcctgctttagcgattccctcaaacacacacctgaacttctTCTGCAAATTAGACTttattttatgttggcactGGACCGCAgcagatcctaaatgagaaaaaaacagaagacatcagttagtggatggtGATCAGTGGAAACAGAGGAAACAGGTAAATATTTCCTTTAAATTATAAACTTCatgatatttagtggcttcaATACTTGTGGTCTTGGTCTTGACAAGGACTGCATGTTGCTGATTCAAAATCTTCAAGACTATTTTGTTATTTCCACAGCAATACGATTGGTCGAATGATATCAATACTGATAGTGAATCAGTGGAAAGTGACTTACtatgctgatataacaagatagtgctccatctcttccactgagttattctgctgttggtaTGCTGTACAATGTAAAGGTGTCATTgcgtgtttttttaaattaatttttagTAGGTGCTCCTGTTTCACGCTGTtctagggtggaggaggaggtgggcggggaggAACGCCAGGATTTCGGCTCTgactcatgaatattcatgacatccAAATGTCTTGCCTCTGACAGGCTAACAGCACTGTCCGTCACAGAAATacaaaggcaaggcaaggcaaggcaactttatttatatagcacttttcatacacaaggcagactcaaagtgcttcacatataaacattgtcatacaataaaataaaataatagataagtaaaagaaagacatatgcaaagaaatggttaatatagaaaaaggcattttagtattaaaatagaaaataaaggcagagttaaaaaagctttttagaaagtgcaatgtatttaagattttagcagaaagctatagcaaacataaaagtcttcagtcttgttttaaaggtgctcagagttggggcaagtcttaaatcctctgggagtttattccagctatttgttgcatagtaactaaatcctgctttcccatgttttgtgtttactctggggataattaacagattggtctcagaggatcttagtggtctagaaggctgatgtagtggaagcatatcagttaaatattttgggcctaaaccatgtagggatttataggttagcaacatgattttaaaatcaattctctgacctac from Gadus morhua chromosome 17, gadMor3.0, whole genome shotgun sequence includes these protein-coding regions:
- the LOC115529293 gene encoding NLR family CARD domain-containing protein 3-like; translated protein: HLGSAAVQCQHKIKSNLQKKFRCVFEGIAKAGHSTPLNEFYTEIFITKRGSGEVNQEHEVRLIETASRKPAIEETPIRCEDIFNPLPGQDKSMIKPRTIMTTGVAGIGKTVLTHKFTLDWAEDKANQDIHFTFFFTFRELNLLEMKEFSLVGLLHHFFNETKEAGICRYDLFQVVFIFDGLDECRLPLDFRRNPICTDVTEVTSVVVLLTNLIRGNLLTSACIWITTRPAAANRIPAECVDVVTEVRGFTDPQKEEYFRKRFTEETLAKTIIAHIKKSRSLHIMCHIPVFCWITAAVLENFFKTSQLGEEMPKTITQMYSHFLRVQSMQGDRKYHGRAETDQHWSPESREIIVSLGKLAFNQLEKGHLIFYEADLAECDIDIGAAAVYSGVFTQIFKEEGGLYQDNVFCFVHLSIQEFLAALYVFMSFIDTGVNLLSGQPQFLWSIFSRNKGNVKLYQSAVDKALQREDGRLDLFLRFLLGLSLETNQIVLKCLLGKTVCSSKTSKKMGSYIKKKIGGVLSPERSINLFHCLNELNDRSLVKEIQQYLTSGSLSGKSLSPAQWSALAFILLTSEEELDVFDLNKYSASEEGLLRLLPLVKASKTCLLNDCGLSERCCEALASVLSYNSCSLRELDLSTNDLQDSGVKLLSAGLRSPHCTLETLRMSGCLVTQEGCASLASALSSNPSHLRELNLSYNHPGDSGAALLSAGLEDP